In Piliocolobus tephrosceles isolate RC106 chromosome 12, ASM277652v3, whole genome shotgun sequence, one DNA window encodes the following:
- the DCAF8L2 gene encoding DDB1- and CUL4-associated factor 8-like protein 2: protein MSHREGSTDGLPDLGTENLFSSPEEQSGAVAATEASSDTEMAASEQTVTMTGDGGDTRDGGFPYDVGTENRSSDRESASEDMELDSMEDFQHFPTSGESLFHYPLVGEEETEREEEEEMQEEGREEAEGGEEAEEEEEEEQPRAGPQGSGANHEQYLLEEDPALEEWVSSETSALPRPRWQVLTALRQRQLGSSARFVYEACGARAFVQRFRLQYRLADHVGCVNTVHFNQRGTRLASSGDDLKVIVWDWVRQRPVLNFESGHTNNVFQAKFLPNCGDSTLAMCARDGQVRVAELINASYFENTKCVAQHRGPAHKLALVPDSPSQFLTSGEDAVVFTIDLRQDRPASKVVVTREKDKKVGLYTITVNPANTYQFAVGGQDQFVRIYDQRRIDEKENNGVLKKFTPHHLVNCVFPTNITCVVYSHDGTELLASYNDEDIYLFNSCHSDGAQYTKRFKGHRNNTTVKGVNFYGPRSEFVVSGSDCGHIFFWEKSSCQIIQFLKGNREGTINCLEPHPYLPVLATSGLDHNVKIWTPTAKAATELTGLKKVIKKNKWERDEDSLHHASLFDQYMLWFLMRHLTQRGHHRGWRSGEAEFPDEESDESSSTSETSEEEEGQDRVQCVPS from the coding sequence ATGTCCCACCGAGAGGGAAGCACAGATGGCTTACCAGACCTAGGGACTGAAAACCTGTTCAGCAGCCCAGAGGAGCAGTCTGGAGCGGTGGCGGCGACAGAGGCCTCCTCAGACACTGAAATGGCGGCCTCAGAGCAGACTGTGACAATGACCGGAGATGGCGGTGATACCAGGGATGGTGGATTCCCCTACGATGTCGGCACAGAAAATCGAAGCTCAGACCGAGAAAGTGCAAGTGAAGACATGGAACTTGACAGCATGGAGGACTTTCAGCATTTCCCCACGAGTGGTGAAAGTTTATTCCATTACCCTTTAGTGGGAGAGGAGGAgacagaaagggaggaagaagaggagatgcaggaggagggaagggaggaggcggagggaggagaggaggcggaggaggaggaggaagaagaacagCCTCGGGCGGGTCCACAAGGCAGTGGCGCCAACCATGAGCAGTATTTGTTAGAGGAGGATCCGGCGCTGGAGGAGTGGGTTTCCTCAGAGACGTCTGCCCTGCCCCGACCTCGCTGGCAAGTCCTTACTGCTCTTCGCCAGCGGCAGCTGGGTTCAAGCGCCCGCTTTGTATATGAGGCCTGTGGGGCAAGAGCCTTTGTGCAGCGTTTCCGCCTGCAATATCGTCTTGCAGACCATGTCGGTTGTGTTAATACTGTACACTTTAACCAGCGTGGCACCCGGCTGGCCAGTAGCGGTGATGACCTAAAGGTGATAGTGTGGGACTGGGTACGGCAGAGGCCAGTACTCAACTTTGAAAGTGGTCACACAAACAATGTCTTCCAGGCCAAATTCCTTCCTAACTGTGGTGATTCCACCCTGGCCATGTGTGCCCGTGATGGGCAGGTACGGGTAGCAGAACTAATTAATGCATCATATTTCGAGAATACTAAGTGTGTGGCCCAGCACAGGGGACCTGCCCACAAGTTGGCTCTGGTGCCAGACTCTCCTTCTCAGTTCCTCACTTCGGGTGAAGATGCTGTTGTCTTCACCATTGACCTCAGACAAGACCGGCCAGCTTCAAAAGTTGTGGTAACAAGAGAAAAGGATAAGAAAGTGGGACTGTATACAATTACTGTGAATCCCGCCAATACCTACCAATTTGCAGTGGGCGGACAAGATCAGTTTGTAAGAATTTATGACCAGAGGAGAAttgatgagaaagaaaacaatggagTGCTCAAGAAATTCACTCCTCATCATCTGGTTAATTGTGTTTTCCCAACAAACATCACCTGTGTTGTGTACAGTCACGATGGCACCGAGCTCCTGGCCAGCTACAATGATGAAGATATTTACCTCTTCAACTCCTGTCACAGTGATGGTGCTCAATACACTAAGAGATTTAAGGGGCACCGAAATAATACCACAGTCAAAGGTGTTAATTTCTATGGCCCCAGGAGTGAGTTTGTTGTGAGCGGTAGTGATTGCGGGCATATCTTCTTCTGGGAGAAATCATCCTGCCAGATCATCCAGTTCCTAAAGGGGAACAGAGAAGGTACAATAAACTGTCTTGAACCCCACCCTTACCTACCTGTGCTGGCGACCAGTGGCCTAGATCATAATGTGAAGATCTGGACACCCACAGCTAAAGCTGCCACCGAGCTTACTGGATTAAAGAAGGTGATTAAGAAGAACAAGTGGGAACGAGATGAAGATAGCTTGCACCATGCCAGCCTGTTTGACCAGTACATGCTTTGGTTCCTCATGCGTCACCTGACACAGAGAGGTCATCACCGGGGCTGGAGAAGTGGTGAAGCCGAATTTCCAGATGAAGAATCGGATGAGTCTTCCAGCACCTCAGAGACATCCGAGGAGGAGGAGGGCCAAGACCGAGTGCAGTGCGTGCCATCCTGA